A portion of the Citrobacter rodentium NBRC 105723 = DSM 16636 genome contains these proteins:
- a CDS encoding YdcH family protein, producing the protein MFPEYRDLISRLKTENPRFLSLFEKHNNLDHEIARLEGADGRGYSLDIVRLKKQKLQLKDDMLKILQKESVNEGQ; encoded by the coding sequence ATGTTTCCAGAATACAGAGATCTGATTTCCCGACTGAAAACCGAGAACCCTCGCTTTCTGTCCCTTTTTGAAAAACACAATAACCTTGATCACGAAATTGCCAGGCTGGAAGGTGCCGATGGTCGGGGATACAGTCTCGATATCGTTCGCCTGAAAAAACAGAAACTCCAGTTAAAAGACGATATGCTCAAAATATTGCAAAAAGAGAGCGTCAACGAAGGCCAGTAA
- a CDS encoding glucan biosynthesis protein D produces the protein MNRRRFIKGSMAMAAVCGTSGIASLFTRAAYAAESDIADGKTVRFDFSVLQSMARDLAQKPWGGAPRALPETLANLTPQAYNSIQYDAAQSLWNNVEGRQLDAQFFHVGMGFRRRVRMFSVDSASQMAREIHFRPELFKYNDAGVDTQQLEGQTDLGFAGFRIFKAPELARRDVVSFLGASYFRAVDDTYQYGLSARGLAIDTYTDTQEEFPDFTAFWFDTVKPGATTFTVYALLDSPSITGAYKFVIHCEKSQVVMDVENRLYARKDIKQLGIAPMTSMFSCGNNERRMCDTIHPQIHDSDRLAMWRGNGEWICRSLNNPQKLQFNAYIDNNPKGFGLLQLDRDFSHYQDVMGWYNKRPSLWVEPRNKWGKGAIALMEIPTTGETLDNVVCFWQPEKAIRAGEEREYKYRLYWSAQPPVRSPLARVMATRTGMGGFPEGWAPGEHYPQKWARRFAIDFVGGDLKAAAPKGIEPVITLSSGEAKQIEILYVEPFDGYRIQFDWYPTSGSTDPVDMRMFLRCQGDAISETWLYQYFPPAPDKRNYVDDRVMR, from the coding sequence ATGAATCGCAGACGATTTATTAAAGGTTCAATGGCAATGGCCGCCGTGTGCGGCACCAGCGGTATCGCTTCACTTTTCACCCGCGCCGCGTATGCCGCGGAGTCGGATATCGCCGACGGGAAAACCGTCCGGTTTGATTTTTCTGTACTGCAATCAATGGCGCGCGATCTCGCGCAGAAACCGTGGGGCGGCGCGCCTCGTGCGCTGCCGGAGACGCTGGCGAACCTGACGCCGCAGGCTTACAACAGCATTCAGTATGACGCCGCGCAGTCGCTGTGGAACAACGTTGAGGGTCGCCAGCTGGACGCCCAGTTTTTCCACGTCGGGATGGGGTTCCGTCGCCGCGTGCGCATGTTCTCCGTTGATTCCGCCAGCCAGATGGCGCGTGAAATCCACTTCCGCCCGGAGCTGTTTAAATATAACGACGCCGGTGTCGACACTCAGCAACTGGAAGGGCAAACCGATCTCGGATTTGCCGGTTTCCGCATCTTTAAAGCCCCTGAGCTGGCGCGTCGCGATGTGGTGTCATTCCTCGGCGCCAGCTATTTCCGCGCGGTGGACGATACCTATCAGTACGGTTTATCCGCCCGTGGTCTGGCGATTGATACCTACACCGACACGCAGGAAGAGTTTCCGGACTTTACCGCCTTCTGGTTCGATACGGTAAAACCGGGCGCCACCACCTTTACCGTTTACGCGCTGCTGGATAGCCCCAGCATCACCGGCGCCTATAAATTCGTGATTCACTGCGAAAAGAGCCAGGTGGTCATGGACGTCGAAAACCGTCTGTACGCCCGCAAAGACATTAAACAGTTGGGCATTGCGCCGATGACCAGCATGTTCAGCTGCGGTAATAACGAACGCCGCATGTGCGACACCATCCATCCGCAGATCCACGACTCCGACCGGCTGGCGATGTGGCGCGGCAACGGCGAATGGATCTGCCGTTCGCTGAACAATCCACAGAAACTGCAGTTTAACGCCTACATTGATAACAATCCGAAAGGCTTCGGCCTGCTTCAGCTGGACCGCGACTTCAGCCATTATCAGGACGTGATGGGCTGGTATAACAAGCGCCCCAGCCTGTGGGTGGAACCGCGCAACAAATGGGGGAAAGGCGCCATCGCCCTGATGGAGATCCCGACGACCGGCGAAACGCTGGATAACGTGGTCTGCTTCTGGCAGCCGGAAAAGGCCATCAGAGCGGGAGAGGAGCGTGAGTACAAATACCGTTTGTACTGGAGCGCGCAGCCGCCGGTTCGTTCGCCGCTGGCGCGAGTGATGGCGACCCGTACCGGCATGGGCGGTTTCCCGGAAGGCTGGGCGCCGGGCGAGCACTATCCGCAAAAATGGGCGCGTCGTTTTGCTATCGATTTTGTCGGCGGCGATCTTAAAGCGGCCGCGCCGAAAGGCATCGAGCCGGTTATCACGCTTTCCAGCGGCGAAGCGAAGCAGATTGAAATTCTCTATGTCGAACCGTTCGACGGTTATCGCATTCAGTTTGACTGGTATCCAACCTCCGGTTCCACGGACCCGGTGGATATGCGCATGTTCCTGCGCTGTCAAGGGGATGCGATCAGTGAAACCTGGCTGTATCAATACTTCCCGCCCGCGCCGGATAAGCGCAATTACGTCGACGATCGCGTCATGCGTTAA